From a region of the Chloroflexota bacterium genome:
- a CDS encoding CoA-binding protein, with the protein MKELAQDFLNQKHIAIVGVTRDKMGWGRTLYDEFKKRGYNVYAVNPAREIPGVECFAALRDVPAKLDGVLLAVPPSVTDQVVREVAELGIPRVWMHKGGGPGAVSQAAIQFCKEQNIATVYGVCPFMYLQPQGFGHKMHYTVTKWFGGLPQGA; encoded by the coding sequence ATGAAAGAACTGGCACAGGATTTTCTGAACCAAAAACACATCGCGATCGTCGGCGTGACGCGCGATAAAATGGGTTGGGGTCGTACACTGTACGATGAATTCAAAAAACGGGGGTACAATGTGTACGCGGTCAATCCCGCACGCGAGATTCCCGGCGTCGAATGTTTCGCCGCGTTGCGCGACGTGCCGGCGAAACTCGATGGCGTTCTGCTCGCGGTGCCGCCAAGCGTGACCGATCAGGTCGTGCGCGAGGTGGCAGAACTCGGCATCCCGCGCGTGTGGATGCACAAGGGCGGCGGACCCGGCGCGGTGTCGCAAGCCGCGATTCAATTTTGCAAAGAGCAAAACATCGCAACCGTGTACGGTGTGTGCCCGTTCATGTATTTGCAACCGCAAGGGTTCGGACACAAAATGCACTATACTGTCACCAAGTGGTTTGGTGGATTGCCGCAAGGCGCGTAA